The Leptospiraceae bacterium genome includes the window GTTTCCAAATCAGTTCAAGCAGAGGCAGAAAGGATTTCTAGAATAAAAGACAATATTTATGAAACTGAAAAAAGTGCGAATGAGATCAACTTTGGTATTAAAGAGCAAGGGCTTACTGCCAATGGAATTTCTGAAACAGTGATGTCTATTTCACACGAGATATCGGCGATCGGTCAGCAGTTGGACATACTCGCAGAGATTTCCAACAATTTAGTCAAGCCGGTCAGAATGATGGGTGAGCTAATTGATCACTTTGAAGTTTGAAAAATCTGTTTAACGAATTGTATGGAAAAAAATATTATGAATTGGGCTGAAGATTTTTTATACAAAAACTTTTTCAAGCCATTGCTGTTTAATTTATACCCAGAAAATGCGCATGATGTTTCTTTTGAGCTTTTAAAACTAGCTGACAAAATTCCTGGAATTTTTTCTATTTTAGAAAAGAATTTTTCTTTTAAAAGTGCCAGATTAAACACTACTGTTTCAAAAATACAATTTCAAAATCCTCTTGGTATGGCAGCAGGATTTGACAAGACCGGAGAATATTTTCCTTTTTTTGAAAAGCTCGGATTTGGATATGCAGAGGTAGGTACGATTACTGGAGAAGAGCAACCTGGAAATCCTAAGCCAAGGTTGTTTAGATATCCAAACCAAGACGCTTTCATCAATAGAATGGGGTTCAATAACCCGGGTTCAGAGAAGGCATTTCAAATTCTTTCTACACAAAATAATTCTATTCCAATGGGAATTAATATCGGAAAGACAAAAGTTGTAGATTTAGAAAATGCACTTGAAGATTATTTGAAGTCTTATAAAAAACTCTACCCTTTAAGTGATTATTGTGCGATTAATATTAGCTCTCCGAATACTCCGGGTTTGAGGTCTTTGCAAGAAAAAGACACTCTTGCCTCACTTGTTGGAGGTTTAAGAAAAGAGCTTGGTGGAAGTTTTCCGATTCCTACTTTTATAAAATTTGCACCGGACTTTACAGATACTGAATTTGAAAAATTATTGGACGTTGTACTGGACTTGGGAGTGCAAGGAATTATTTTGACGAACACTACCTTGGATAAATCTTTACTACAAGAAAAAAATCCTGAGGAAGGTGGGCTTAGCGGAAAACCTTTACGAGAAAAATCTACTCATTTGATACGCCTTGCGAGAAAAAAGCTAAATGGAAGGTTAAATATTATTGGGGTAGGTGGAATAGATTCGGGCGAGTCGGCTCTTGAAAAAATTTTAGCCGGTGCAGACTTGATTCAAATCTATACCGGGTATATTTACAACGGTCCAAATCTGCCGAGTACCATTTTAAAATACATCGACAATTATTTAGAAGAAAATGGAATTAAAAATATTTCTGAAATCGTAGGAAAATTTGTTTAATTTTTCGTTAAATTTTTTATTTTATAAATGGTGCGTCTGTAAAAGTCATTTTTTACTGAAATTGAGACTCAAAAACTCAATAAAATCGCTATTTACTAGCGTTACAAAAAGCCCAGAAAGTGATTTTTGTAATAGCGTCATAAATAAATTTCTTGATTTATATTAAGTTGAATCTATAATCTTGAATTATGCAAACTAAAAAGACAGTTGAAGAATTACTGAAAACTATTGAGCTTTGGAGAGTGGCAAACCCTCCTAAGGTCGTCGTTCAAAAAGGAACAAAGATTTCTAAATGTATTCAGATGATGAAAGAAAAGCGAACCGGAGCTTGTCTTGTTGTAGAGAATGAGAAACTCTGTGGAATATTTACCGAAAGAGATGTATTGAAAAAAATCCATCAACAAAAGGTTAGCCTATCCGAATTAGTTGAAAACTATATGACTCCAAATCCTAAAACTTTACCTGGCAATACCACCTTAGGGAAGGCGATCCACGATTTAGTCCAAGGTAGTTTTCGACACTTACCAGTTGTGAATAATGAGAACAAACCAATCGGGATGATTTTTGTTCGAGGAATAGTTGATTATATTGCAGAGCATTTTCCGAATGAAGTATATAATCTTCCACCCAAGATTCAAACTTTTACTAATCAGGAGGGAGCATGATTTGTCCAAGTTGTACTTCACACAATATTAATGGAGACGATACCTGCAACAACTGCGGGCACGATTTAAGAGGAAACGATATTGAGAATCCTGAAACAGAGTTGCAAGAGTCTATCATGCTTGCAAGAATTGATTCACTCTTTCCTGTTACTCCTGTGTTTTTAAAACCAACAGATACTATTCGATCTGCGGTAAATGAAATGGTCAAGAATGGACAGGGTTGTGTACTGGTTCACGAAGAAAATAAGCTCATAGGAATTGTAACCGAAAGAGATATACTGTTTAAAGCTACAGACGATTCTATTGACATAGATAAATTTTCTATCTCTACGATTATGACTAAAAACCCGGATACATTGAAAGGAGATGCACCGGTTGCTTACGCAATGAATGCTATGTCGGTTGGGGGATTTAGGCACATACCGATTTTGAACTCGGATAATAGTTATAGCGTGCTATCTGTGCGACGCTTATTAAAACATCTTGCATCTACGATTAGTAGCTAATTTAAAAAAGTTTAGAATAGAATAGAAGGCAGCCATTTTGACCCGCAAGGGATTTTTCTTTATTTTAGTTTTTTCAATTTTTATATCGAGTATTTTAATCGATTTGAATTTTGAGCTATTGTACAAAAAATCCGATATATCAAAAAATTACAGAACTGTTAGAGAAGCGACAGTTGCTATAGTTCCGGGGGCTGCAGTTTATGGGAAGACACCTTCACCGGTTTTGCGAGATAGATTAGAGTCAGCCTTACTTTTATACAAAAACAAAAAAGTTAAAAAAATTCTATTGTCTGGGGATAACGGATCACACTACTACAATGAATTAAAACCTATGTTAAAATTTATGTTAAATAACAAGGTCAGAAAAGAGGATATTTTTGTAGACCACGCAGGGTTTAGAACATTAGATACGCTCATCCGAGCCAAAATTATTTTTGAAATAGAAGATGCGATCTTTGTAAGTCAAAAATTTCATCTGCCAAGAGCTATGTTTATATCCAAACAACTTGGGATCAGAATAGCCGGTTATGAGGCAGACAGAAGAATTTATACAAGTGAAAAGTACAATCGTATTAGAGAATTTTTAGCTAGGAATCTTGCTTGGATAGACATGAATTTAATGCACACAAATCCCAGATTTTTGGGTAAGCCTTATCCTATTTCTGGTAGTGGAGAAAAAACATGGAAGGGATCTATTTTGTAGATCAAAATCTTTCTACAAACTCCCAAAAGCCGATAAATGGCGTACCTGTAAAAAGCCCTGAAAGGGGTTTTGCAGTAGCGTCATAAATGAAAAATTACAGAATAAGCCCTGCCCCTATACAAATATAAGAGCAGGGCAAAAAATTAAACGAAGAAAATAAATGTGATAACTACAAATAGTGGAATGAGTATTCCAAAAGAGTACAGTATATACCCACCAAAACTTGGCATATTTACTTTATTTTCTTCTGCAACTGACTTCACCATGAAGTTAGGCGCATTCCCTATGTAGGTATTTGCTCCCATAAATACAGCACCCACAGAAATAGCTTTTAGTAGTCTTTCCCATTCAGGGTTTGCTAAGATTTGAGTTACACCTGTAGCACCCGTAAGCCCTTTAGCAAGGCTTAAAAAAGTCAGATAAGTAGGTGCGTTGTCCAACACTGATGAGAAAGCTCCGGCAGCCCAGAAAAATTGCCAAGGCTTGGTTACTCCAAGTGACTTCCCGTTTGCCTCGAGTAAAATTAGTGCCGGGATCATAGTTAGGAAAATTCCAATAAACAAATAAGCGACCTCGATAATCGGATTAAGGGTAAACTTATTGTATTCTCTAAGTTTTGGACTTGAAGTAACCTTGGAAAGTAGTATAAGTAATATCATTACACCTTCTCTGATAAATGCAAGAAAAGGATTTTGTTTTATTGCAGGGATATAGTTTTCATTGATAAATGCAACAGACAATACAATTCCGAATAACCATATAAAATTGACTTGTCCATTTAAAGAAATAGGCTCTGCATTGGATTTATCTTTTTTAATATCTGTCTTTAATTCTTTTTTGTATTGGATCGTATCCCAGACAAAATATATACTCAAAAGAACAACTATAGATAAAATCATCTCAGGAAATAAACTGAACGTCCATGTAAACGGCACTCCCTGTAAATATCCTAAGAAAAGTGGAGGGTCTCCGAGTGGGGTGAGCGAGCCTCCAATATTCGATACCAAAAATATAAAAAATACTACCGTATGGACTACGTGTTTTCTTTCGGAGTTAGTTTTCAAGACCGGTCGAATGAGTAGCATGGATGCACCTGTAGTTCCTATAAAGGAAGCAAGAAATGCACCGAGTAGTAAAAAAAGAGAATTGTTCAATGGAGTTGCTTCTATATCTCCTTTTAAAACAATTCCACCTGAAATATAAAATAACGCCCCAAGTAAAATAATAAAAGGCACGTATTCAAATACTAAGGTGTGGAAAATTGTATGCCCCCAGTGGTTAGCAATAAGAATCCCAAAAGAAATTCCACCAAGTGCGAGTGCGATAATCAATTTGTTGTTATTATTTTCCCACCAGTGTGCAGTTACGTGAGAAGCAATCGGTAGAATCGCAATAGATAGTAAAATCGCAACAAAAGGAATGACCGACCAATAAGGAAGGGTGTCCCCTTTGTGGTGATCTGTTTCTGCCTTGACTTCTTTAGCTTCTACTGTAGTAGTTTCCTTAGTAGGGACAGGGGATTTTGTATCTTCTGCAAATAAACCTAAGGTTAAAGAAAAACAAAACCCGGTGATAAAAACTAGATAAAGTATCTTAGAGAAAAATTTCATACGACCTCTTATTTAAAAATTTAAGACATCTTCTCACGATCCCTTTAGAGTTACAAATGCTTTTTTAGGCAGATATCGAAAAAGTTAGGTGGCACGCCAAGGCGGGCAAAACTATTTTGGTACAAACGAAAAATTTTACTTTGCAGCCAAGTCTATTTTTTCTCGAACACGAATTACGTCGTAAGCGAAGTATTCACCCATTTTCCCTTTTAAATTCAAAGGCCCTTTTTTTTCTGCATCAATAAAATCTTTTACGACTTCATAAGTAGATTCACTAATCAAGACACCATTAGTTTTAGAATTACTCTCTAATCTTTGTCCGACATTTACAGTATCACCAATGACTGTGAAGTCTTTGCGATGAGTCTTACTTCCTATATCACCAATGTACAATTTTCCATAATTGATTCCAATTCGTATTTGAATCGGAACTTTCTGGTTGAGGTTAAATTCCTTTAGTGCCTCGACCATTTCAAGCCCTGATTTAACAGCTTGATAGGAGCCGTCTTTATCACTGAATATTGCCATTATCGCATCACCAATAAACTTGTCTATGATAGCGTTGTTCCTTTTTAGCACGGTGCACATTAGATCAAAATAATCGTTCAATAAATTGATCAGATCTACCGGCTCTAGCATTTCACAAGTAGAAGTAAATTTTACTATATCCGAAAACAAGACAGTTGCATATATTTCTTTAGCCCGCATACTACTTGAACTTATATTGTGCAGGGATTGTTGTTTTGCAGAAGCCAAGGCTACATCGGAAACATAAAATTTCAGAATTTCTCTTT containing:
- a CDS encoding CBS domain-containing protein, whose protein sequence is MICPSCTSHNINGDDTCNNCGHDLRGNDIENPETELQESIMLARIDSLFPVTPVFLKPTDTIRSAVNEMVKNGQGCVLVHEENKLIGIVTERDILFKATDDSIDIDKFSISTIMTKNPDTLKGDAPVAYAMNAMSVGGFRHIPILNSDNSYSVLSVRRLLKHLASTISS
- a CDS encoding quinone-dependent dihydroorotate dehydrogenase, which gives rise to MNWAEDFLYKNFFKPLLFNLYPENAHDVSFELLKLADKIPGIFSILEKNFSFKSARLNTTVSKIQFQNPLGMAAGFDKTGEYFPFFEKLGFGYAEVGTITGEEQPGNPKPRLFRYPNQDAFINRMGFNNPGSEKAFQILSTQNNSIPMGINIGKTKVVDLENALEDYLKSYKKLYPLSDYCAINISSPNTPGLRSLQEKDTLASLVGGLRKELGGSFPIPTFIKFAPDFTDTEFEKLLDVVLDLGVQGIILTNTTLDKSLLQEKNPEEGGLSGKPLREKSTHLIRLARKKLNGRLNIIGVGGIDSGESALEKILAGADLIQIYTGYIYNGPNLPSTILKYIDNYLEENGIKNISEIVGKFV
- a CDS encoding YdcF family protein encodes the protein MLTRKGFFFILVFSIFISSILIDLNFELLYKKSDISKNYRTVREATVAIVPGAAVYGKTPSPVLRDRLESALLLYKNKKVKKILLSGDNGSHYYNELKPMLKFMLNNKVRKEDIFVDHAGFRTLDTLIRAKIIFEIEDAIFVSQKFHLPRAMFISKQLGIRIAGYEADRRIYTSEKYNRIREFLARNLAWIDMNLMHTNPRFLGKPYPISGSGEKTWKGSIL
- a CDS encoding CBS domain-containing protein, which encodes MQTKKTVEELLKTIELWRVANPPKVVVQKGTKISKCIQMMKEKRTGACLVVENEKLCGIFTERDVLKKIHQQKVSLSELVENYMTPNPKTLPGNTTLGKAIHDLVQGSFRHLPVVNNENKPIGMIFVRGIVDYIAEHFPNEVYNLPPKIQTFTNQEGA
- a CDS encoding sodium:proton antiporter, translated to MKFFSKILYLVFITGFCFSLTLGLFAEDTKSPVPTKETTTVEAKEVKAETDHHKGDTLPYWSVIPFVAILLSIAILPIASHVTAHWWENNNNKLIIALALGGISFGILIANHWGHTIFHTLVFEYVPFIILLGALFYISGGIVLKGDIEATPLNNSLFLLLGAFLASFIGTTGASMLLIRPVLKTNSERKHVVHTVVFFIFLVSNIGGSLTPLGDPPLFLGYLQGVPFTWTFSLFPEMILSIVVLLSIYFVWDTIQYKKELKTDIKKDKSNAEPISLNGQVNFIWLFGIVLSVAFINENYIPAIKQNPFLAFIREGVMILLILLSKVTSSPKLREYNKFTLNPIIEVAYLFIGIFLTMIPALILLEANGKSLGVTKPWQFFWAAGAFSSVLDNAPTYLTFLSLAKGLTGATGVTQILANPEWERLLKAISVGAVFMGANTYIGNAPNFMVKSVAEENKVNMPSFGGYILYSFGILIPLFVVITFIFFV